In one window of Ruminococcus hominis DNA:
- a CDS encoding LysR family transcriptional regulator, which yields MEIKQLEYFHAIVDEGNVSAAARALHMTQPPLSYQMKMLEEELQVQLFIRGTKRITLTEAGKVLYARATSLLTMTDITKREVIKASQSATLHIGLTPSSVSIMSDYLVRFASKYPDIHFDIHEGSTFALKNELENGLVDITTLRTPIVLNECNTSVLLQENLVAMAIPGFFDIGYTNISLKELSQKSLILSHRYRKYIISAFEDNGLTCDIYCECEDARTAITLAEHGLGVAILPSSMRELNPCLYAYSIKDTNLSTEILLAWRDERIPVEVEKFLSELK from the coding sequence ATGGAAATCAAACAATTAGAATACTTTCATGCAATTGTAGATGAGGGAAATGTCAGTGCTGCCGCCAGAGCTCTGCACATGACACAACCACCATTAAGCTACCAGATGAAAATGCTGGAAGAAGAATTACAAGTACAGCTTTTTATCAGAGGTACAAAAAGAATTACTCTAACCGAAGCCGGTAAAGTGCTCTATGCCAGAGCCACCAGTCTGCTTACTATGACGGATATTACCAAACGTGAAGTAATTAAGGCAAGCCAGTCTGCTACTCTCCATATTGGTCTGACACCTTCCAGTGTTTCCATTATGTCTGATTACTTAGTTCGTTTTGCTTCAAAATATCCTGATATTCACTTTGATATACATGAAGGTTCTACATTCGCTTTAAAAAATGAATTAGAAAATGGCCTGGTAGATATTACAACACTTAGAACACCGATTGTGTTAAATGAATGCAACACCAGCGTTTTACTACAGGAGAATTTAGTAGCAATGGCAATCCCTGGCTTTTTTGATATTGGATATACAAATATTTCATTAAAAGAACTATCACAAAAATCCTTGATACTTTCTCATCGCTATCGCAAATATATTATATCTGCTTTTGAAGATAATGGATTAACTTGTGACATATACTGCGAATGTGAAGATGCCAGAACCGCCATAACTTTGGCCGAACATGGTTTAGGGGTTGCCATCCTCCCTTCTTCCATGAGAGAACTCAACCCCTGTCTTTATGCTTATTCTATTAAGGATACGAACCTCTCGACAGAAATTCTCCTTGCCTGGAGAGATGAGCGAATTCCGGTTGAGGTAGAAAAATTTTTATCTGAATTAAAATAA
- a CDS encoding MATE family efflux transporter, whose amino-acid sequence MKRIDFEHGTITGNILGAALPMLVAQILSLLYNIVDRIYIARIPEVGTTALGAVGLCFPIIVIITAFSNLFGSGGAPLFSINRGKGDTKKAETIMNTSFSMMCICGVVLMVIGMLFASPILVLFGASEEGLSYAYPYMMIYLIGTVPSMIATGMNPFINAQGYATSGMLSVTIGAVANLILDPLFIFGLHLGIQGAAIATIISQTLSAAYVFYFLRKKSELKVRMLSKAEWKVCGADAKNIVSLGSAGFIMQLTNSLVTICCNSVLSGIGGDVYISVMTIVSSIRQMVETPIYAMNEGTSPILSYNYGAQRPKRVRKAIRVMTCMILIYTAIIWSVIIFAPEFLIGIFSSDKELLVDAVEALKLYFAAFIFMDLQYIGQTVFKSLNKKKQAIFFSLLRKVFIVVPLTYLFPYTFHMGTRGVFLAEPISNVIGGSLCFITMLAIVMPELKKMKEENYE is encoded by the coding sequence ATGAAACGAATTGATTTTGAACACGGAACAATTACAGGAAATATTTTAGGTGCGGCCTTACCGATGCTGGTGGCGCAGATATTGAGTCTTTTGTATAATATTGTGGATCGAATTTACATTGCCAGAATTCCAGAAGTCGGAACAACAGCACTCGGAGCGGTGGGCTTATGTTTTCCAATTATTGTGATTATCACAGCATTCAGTAACTTGTTCGGAAGTGGCGGTGCCCCTTTATTTTCTATTAATAGAGGAAAAGGAGATACAAAAAAGGCTGAAACAATTATGAATACATCATTTTCAATGATGTGCATTTGTGGAGTGGTATTGATGGTAATCGGCATGTTGTTTGCAAGTCCGATACTGGTATTATTTGGTGCATCAGAGGAAGGGTTATCTTATGCGTATCCATATATGATGATTTATCTGATAGGAACAGTACCATCCATGATTGCAACAGGGATGAATCCGTTTATTAATGCACAAGGTTATGCTACATCAGGCATGCTGTCTGTAACAATTGGAGCAGTTGCCAATTTAATTTTGGATCCATTATTTATATTTGGATTGCATTTAGGAATACAAGGAGCTGCAATTGCAACGATTATTTCACAGACTTTATCAGCAGCATATGTATTTTATTTTTTAAGAAAGAAATCGGAGCTAAAAGTTCGAATGCTCTCCAAGGCAGAATGGAAAGTATGTGGAGCAGATGCAAAAAATATCGTGAGTCTTGGTAGTGCAGGATTTATTATGCAGCTGACAAATAGTTTAGTAACAATATGTTGCAACAGTGTGCTGTCAGGTATCGGAGGGGATGTTTATATATCAGTGATGACAATTGTATCAAGCATCCGGCAGATGGTAGAGACACCAATTTATGCTATGAATGAAGGAACCTCTCCAATTTTAAGCTACAATTATGGAGCACAGCGTCCAAAACGTGTTAGAAAAGCAATTAGAGTAATGACTTGTATGATTCTTATTTATACGGCAATCATTTGGAGTGTGATTATTTTTGCACCGGAATTTTTAATCGGAATTTTCAGTTCGGATAAAGAATTACTGGTAGATGCCGTAGAAGCATTGAAGTTGTATTTTGCAGCATTTATATTTATGGATCTGCAATATATTGGACAGACGGTATTTAAATCATTAAATAAAAAGAAACAGGCAATCTTCTTTTCGTTACTTAGAAAAGTATTTATAGTCGTGCCATTAACATATTTGTTTCCATATACATTTCACATGGGAACAAGAGGTGTGTTTTTAGCAGAACCGATATCAAATGTAATTGGAGGAAGTTTGTGTTTTATTACAATGCTGGCAATTGTGATGCCGGAGTTAAAGAAAATGAAGGAGGAAAATTATGAGTGA
- a CDS encoding GDSL-type esterase/lipase family protein gives MSELDVIQGFFKKEQKDKIDKYRILNETVVKGQILFTGSSLMEQFPINELLMTEKMDYIIYNRGVGGFTTDDMLENMDVQVFGTEPSKIFINIGTNDISNPSISFEEALTHTITNYEKILVQIKEKLPETQVYMMAYYPVKEDAPLPEGEWGRTMFKNRNNTNIPIANEEVKKLADKFGYTYIDVNNGLTDANGNLKEEYTIEGVHMYANAYRCVLENLKKYL, from the coding sequence ATGAGTGAGTTAGATGTGATTCAAGGTTTTTTTAAGAAGGAGCAGAAAGATAAAATTGACAAATACCGTATTTTAAATGAAACGGTTGTAAAGGGACAAATCCTTTTTACAGGGTCATCATTGATGGAACAGTTTCCGATAAACGAATTGTTAATGACTGAGAAAATGGATTATATTATTTACAACCGCGGAGTTGGCGGGTTCACAACAGATGATATGTTAGAAAACATGGATGTTCAGGTGTTTGGTACAGAGCCGTCTAAGATTTTTATTAATATTGGAACAAATGATATTAGTAATCCGTCGATTTCTTTTGAGGAAGCACTTACACATACCATAACAAATTATGAGAAGATTCTGGTGCAAATTAAAGAAAAATTGCCAGAAACACAGGTGTATATGATGGCATATTATCCTGTAAAAGAGGATGCTCCGTTGCCAGAGGGGGAATGGGGTAGAACGATGTTTAAAAATCGAAATAATACAAATATACCGATAGCTAACGAAGAAGTCAAAAAACTGGCCGATAAATTTGGCTATACATATATCGATGTGAATAATGGATTGACAGATGCAAATGGAAATTTAAAAGAGGAGTATACGATAGAAGGTGTACATATGTATGCAAATGCGTATAGGTGTGTTTTAGAGAATCTTAAGAAGTATCTATAA